From Bufo gargarizans isolate SCDJY-AF-19 chromosome 10, ASM1485885v1, whole genome shotgun sequence, the proteins below share one genomic window:
- the TRAPPC2L gene encoding trafficking protein particle complex subunit 2-like protein: MAVCVSVIAKENYPLYIRSIPTENQLKFHYTVHTSLDVVDEKISAMGKALVDQRELYLGLLYPTEDYKVYGYVTNSKVKFVMVVDSSNTALRDNEIRSMFRKLHNSYTDVMCNPFYNPGDPIHSRAFDNTVTSMMVAAC; this comes from the exons ATGGCGGTGTGCGTGTCTGTCATTGCTAAGGAG AACTATCCCCTCTACATCCGCAGCATCCCCACCGAGAACCAGCTGAAGTTCCACTACACGGTGCACACCTCCCTGGATGTGGTGGACGAGAAGATCTCAGCCATGGGGAAGGCCCTGGTGGATCAGAGAGAGCTCTACCTGGGACTCCTGTATCCCACAGAAGACTACAAGGT ATATGGCTACGTCACCAACTCCAAAGTCAAATTTGTGATGGTGGTCGACTCCTCCAACACAGCTCTCCGTGACAACGAGATCCGCAGT ATGTTCCGGAAGCTTCATAACTCCTATACAGATGTGATGTGTAACCCCTTCTATAACCCCGGAGACCCTATACATTCACG GGCATTTGACAACACAGTCACCTCCATGATGGTCGCAGCGTGCTGA